The Oculatellaceae cyanobacterium genome contains a region encoding:
- a CDS encoding endonuclease NucS domain-containing protein, whose amino-acid sequence MLSGINLKKTGERWDFPSEAVLEDFAWANLPQLLGLTPLRRQYSINNQFCDILALGKNQQLVVLELKNTEDRYIVQQLTRYYHALLEEKPLFEEINYEQPIRLIAIAPSFHRDNYTDRKYNHLLIEFLQFKLLTDDDKCYLQVKDLDKEKVSQLEIPYQEKPSNAPIPDAPRKLFNFLAKCNEIDRNAILKIRNKIFSFDSRIKEVVEANSIEYAKGKSYPCAEIYFDKSKDGSTCTPYLFLRLPDPDPFHKPAILRMSVENDDYWNTFSALIYCKKGITISKGRGQAVYNYPRFIEWIERWFNEEPNNENFLKCYQNYKTLITTKSNSIDLLTDIAFKAWLTRLAK is encoded by the coding sequence GTTTTAGAGGATTTTGCTTGGGCAAACTTACCTCAGCTTTTAGGCTTAACTCCTCTCAGGCGACAATATTCTATTAATAATCAATTTTGTGACATTTTAGCCTTGGGTAAAAATCAGCAATTAGTAGTGCTGGAGCTTAAAAATACTGAAGATAGATATATTGTTCAACAGCTAACCCGTTATTACCATGCCTTACTAGAAGAAAAACCTTTGTTTGAGGAAATAAACTATGAGCAGCCTATCAGGTTAATTGCAATTGCGCCAAGTTTTCATCGGGATAACTACACAGATAGAAAGTATAACCACTTGTTGATCGAGTTTTTACAGTTTAAGCTTTTGACAGATGATGATAAGTGTTATTTGCAGGTCAAAGACTTAGATAAGGAAAAAGTTTCACAATTAGAAATCCCTTATCAAGAAAAACCTAGTAACGCTCCTATACCGGACGCGCCTAGAAAACTTTTCAATTTTCTTGCTAAGTGTAATGAAATTGATCGAAATGCTATTTTGAAAATTCGTAATAAAATCTTTAGTTTTGACAGCCGTATCAAAGAAGTTGTTGAAGCTAACAGTATTGAATATGCCAAAGGAAAAAGCTATCCCTGTGCCGAAATTTATTTTGATAAGTCTAAAGATGGTTCTACTTGCACACCTTACTTATTCTTAAGGTTGCCAGATCCCGATCCCTTTCACAAACCAGCTATTTTGAGAATGTCTGTTGAAAATGATGATTATTGGAACACATTTTCCGCATTAATTTACTGCAAAAAAGGAATTACAATCTCCAAAGGCAGAGGTCAAGCTGTTTATAATTATCCTCGATTTATTGAGTGGATAGAACGCTGGTTTAATGAAGAGCCAAACAATGAAAATTTTTTGAAATGTTATCAAAACTATAAAACACTAATCACAACTAAAAGCAACTCGATAGATTTGCTTACTGATATTGCTTTCAAAGCATGGCTGACTAGACTCGCAAAATAA
- a CDS encoding STAS domain-containing protein, translated as MLQITDTVPNNKLNISLEQGWWQLDIKSGNSFTVIYPSRVLSLNNADKLRRKIINCVKMEIKIVILDFKNVNFIDSIGLTALLIAQAKIKPLGGKLFICSLNDQVKMLFELTRMNKVFKILANQEEFLNAYYTPHKTPVSEFVEPMRHWQHRSLSHQTAA; from the coding sequence ATGCTACAAATAACTGACACTGTGCCTAATAATAAACTCAATATTTCCCTTGAGCAAGGCTGGTGGCAGTTAGATATAAAGTCTGGAAACTCATTTACAGTTATTTACCCTTCGAGGGTTTTAAGCTTAAATAATGCTGATAAATTAAGGCGAAAGATTATCAATTGTGTGAAAATGGAAATTAAGATAGTTATCCTAGATTTTAAAAATGTAAACTTTATAGATAGTATCGGTTTAACAGCTTTATTAATTGCTCAAGCTAAGATTAAACCGTTAGGTGGCAAGCTTTTTATTTGTTCACTCAATGACCAAGTAAAAATGTTATTTGAGTTAACTCGGATGAATAAAGTTTTCAAAATTTTAGCTAACCAAGAAGAGTTTTTAAATGCTTACTATACTCCTCATAAAACTCCTGTGAGTGAGTTTGTTGAGCCAATGAGACATTGGCAGCATCGGTCGTTATCTCATCAAACTGCCGCCTAA